In Elusimicrobium sp. An273, a genomic segment contains:
- a CDS encoding pyridoxine 5'-phosphate synthase, which yields MSLKLGVNIDHIATLRQARREPFPDPVDAAAVCLATGADYIVVHLRKDQRHINEKDVALLCKTFPGKIHLECSYTPELEKAALKYKPFSVCIVPEEPGEVTTTGGLKFSPKVNKRLLEMIENLHKKHILVSLFISPDAASVRTAAKLGADIVELCTRDYSEAASAKQARKCLQDLALSTLLAKELGLEVHAGHGLDYHNVLAVADIGGMACMNIGFAIITRSLFAGLPTAVNEMKGLL from the coding sequence ATGAGTTTGAAATTAGGTGTAAATATAGATCATATCGCCACTCTGCGCCAAGCGCGCCGGGAGCCCTTTCCGGATCCGGTGGACGCCGCTGCCGTCTGCCTGGCCACGGGGGCCGATTATATTGTGGTGCATTTGCGCAAAGACCAGCGCCATATTAATGAAAAAGACGTGGCCCTTTTGTGCAAAACGTTTCCGGGCAAAATCCATTTGGAATGCTCCTACACGCCGGAACTGGAAAAAGCCGCTTTAAAATACAAACCGTTTTCCGTCTGTATCGTGCCGGAAGAACCGGGCGAAGTAACGACCACGGGCGGCCTTAAATTTTCGCCAAAGGTGAACAAACGCCTGTTGGAGATGATTGAAAACCTGCATAAAAAACACATTTTAGTCAGCCTGTTTATCAGCCCGGATGCGGCTTCCGTACGCACGGCCGCCAAACTGGGGGCCGATATTGTGGAGCTGTGCACCCGCGATTACAGCGAGGCCGCATCGGCCAAACAGGCCCGCAAATGCCTGCAGGATTTGGCGCTCTCTACGCTGTTGGCCAAAGAGCTGGGGCTTGAGGTGCACGCCGGGCATGGGCTAGATTATCACAACGTGCTGGCGGTGGCGGATATCGGCGGAATGGCTTGCATGAACATCGGTTTTGCCATTATCACCCGCTCGCTTTTTGCGGGCCTGCCGACGGCCGTAAATGAAATGAAAGGGTTGTTATAA
- a CDS encoding HAD family hydrolase, which yields MNEARLVIFDLDGTLLNTIADLAAAANAALQANHFPVRTQAECQRFVGNGINKLLERALPQGHKTPQDVANMRPAFFAYYDEHLTDQTRPYPGVKELLVKLQAGGVKLAVASNKYQSATRRLIKHFFPEISFAAVLGQRDDVPVKPDPAIVEEILWASGAQKQNVLYVGDSDVDMQTAHNAGVRVCAVTWGFRSREELMSYKPDFMTDTPAEIADMVD from the coding sequence ATGAACGAAGCAAGACTGGTAATTTTTGATTTGGACGGAACGTTGCTTAACACGATTGCCGATTTGGCGGCGGCCGCCAATGCCGCGCTGCAAGCCAATCATTTCCCCGTCCGCACGCAGGCCGAGTGCCAGCGTTTTGTGGGAAACGGCATTAATAAACTGTTGGAAAGAGCCCTTCCGCAAGGGCATAAAACCCCGCAAGACGTAGCGAATATGCGCCCCGCTTTTTTTGCGTACTATGATGAACATTTGACAGATCAAACTCGCCCGTATCCCGGAGTGAAGGAACTGCTGGTCAAATTGCAGGCCGGCGGCGTGAAACTGGCGGTGGCTTCCAACAAATACCAAAGCGCAACACGGCGGCTGATCAAACATTTCTTTCCGGAAATTTCTTTTGCGGCGGTTTTGGGCCAGCGCGATGACGTGCCCGTAAAACCCGACCCGGCGATTGTGGAAGAAATTTTGTGGGCGTCCGGCGCGCAGAAACAAAACGTGTTGTATGTGGGCGACTCGGATGTGGACATGCAAACGGCGCACAACGCCGGCGTGCGCGTGTGCGCGGTGACGTGGGGGTTTCGCTCCCGCGAAGAACTGATGAGTTATAAGCCTGATTTTATGACGGACACCCCGGCGGAAATCGCCGACATGGTGGATTAA
- a CDS encoding glycerate kinase has product MHILVLPNAFKGSLSALQTARLLTRYLSPLHAVKAYPISDGGDGFIDFFRALYPASRVIYLQAKNAFLKNKRTSFLMLPDRKTAVIETARICGLGSAKKEELDPMGASSFGVGQVILKAVRQGATQIYVGLGGVACNDGGAGMAVACGAHISDKNGNEIPLGAAPLLRAAKLELKQLKQNLKGVRLYAVADVTNPLLGPHSSAKVFGPQKGASPAQVKVLDRAMAQWARVVKRATRRDIAHTPSTAAAGALAAGLYGCFGAKLILGSEFLFRKAHLESAFDWADWVITSEGKLDAQTFYGKAPLAVLKLAKKHKKPVLFICGLLEEKALARQKYRPNQIAVLADFAPTPDACRQYPAVYLKRLCKHLFAGESACGRK; this is encoded by the coding sequence ATGCATATTCTTGTACTTCCCAATGCGTTTAAAGGCTCGTTAAGCGCTCTGCAAACTGCACGCCTGCTGACTCGATACCTCTCGCCCCTCCACGCCGTGAAGGCATATCCCATTTCCGACGGAGGAGACGGATTTATAGATTTCTTCCGCGCGCTGTATCCGGCTTCCCGCGTGATTTATCTTCAGGCCAAAAATGCTTTTCTAAAAAACAAACGCACCTCTTTTTTAATGCTGCCCGACCGCAAGACCGCCGTCATCGAAACGGCCCGCATTTGCGGGCTGGGAAGCGCCAAAAAAGAAGAACTGGATCCGATGGGGGCCTCTTCGTTTGGCGTAGGACAAGTGATTTTAAAAGCCGTCCGACAAGGGGCCACCCAAATTTACGTGGGCCTCGGGGGCGTGGCCTGCAACGACGGCGGCGCCGGCATGGCGGTAGCTTGCGGCGCGCACATCAGCGATAAAAACGGAAACGAAATTCCCTTGGGGGCCGCGCCCCTTCTCCGCGCGGCGAAACTGGAACTGAAACAACTGAAGCAAAATTTAAAAGGCGTTCGCCTCTACGCCGTGGCGGACGTGACCAACCCCTTGCTGGGGCCGCACAGTTCGGCCAAAGTTTTCGGCCCGCAAAAGGGCGCCTCGCCCGCGCAGGTAAAAGTGCTAGACCGCGCCATGGCCCAATGGGCACGGGTGGTAAAACGCGCCACCCGCCGCGACATTGCCCACACCCCCAGCACCGCCGCGGCCGGAGCGTTGGCCGCCGGGCTGTACGGCTGTTTTGGCGCCAAATTGATTTTAGGAAGCGAATTTTTGTTTCGCAAAGCGCATTTGGAAAGCGCTTTTGATTGGGCGGACTGGGTAATTACTTCGGAAGGGAAACTGGACGCGCAAACGTTTTACGGCAAGGCTCCGCTGGCTGTCTTAAAACTGGCTAAAAAACACAAAAAGCCCGTTTTGTTCATTTGCGGACTGTTGGAGGAAAAAGCGCTCGCCCGGCAAAAATACCGTCCAAACCAAATTGCCGTACTGGCGGATTTCGCCCCCACTCCGGACGCCTGCCGGCAGTATCCCGCCGTGTATTTAAAACGTTTGTGCAAACACTTGTTTGCGGGCGAATCCGCTTGCGGCCGAAAATAA
- the acpS gene encoding holo-ACP synthase, with product MKIIGLGTDIVEVKRIQAFAQKPGALERIFSAQEIAYCRARKNEYQHLAVRFAAKEAVYKALPFAGIAFKKIQVVNLESGRPEVRVEDERCQGLCILISLSHTESYATAVAVVQQ from the coding sequence ATGAAAATCATCGGCTTAGGGACGGATATCGTGGAAGTCAAACGCATCCAGGCGTTCGCCCAAAAGCCGGGCGCGCTGGAGCGTATTTTTTCGGCGCAGGAAATTGCCTATTGCCGGGCGCGCAAAAACGAATACCAGCATTTGGCGGTGCGTTTTGCCGCCAAAGAGGCGGTGTATAAGGCACTGCCTTTTGCGGGGATTGCGTTTAAAAAAATACAAGTTGTTAATTTGGAAAGCGGCCGGCCGGAAGTACGCGTGGAGGACGAGCGTTGCCAAGGGCTTTGCATCTTGATTTCGCTTTCGCATACGGAGTCCTACGCAACGGCCGTAGCGGTGGTGCAGCAATGA
- a CDS encoding outer membrane beta-barrel protein — protein MRKSVFAVCCLLAAGLLQAETIKMKTGELISGSILSQTEYTLNLATSYGNITLNQREIEQILPDKHRLILKGGTQLVGVILDLDEFNLKLQTDDGSIVNVDMPQIISIEVYDYDQGEKAQQKFVQENIQQQQAAAQAAAQQSAPADTVQAAGGLTFDSDINQVFDAQTATVVNGSVVTPSARVQTAAPKPMTDEEAFLKGVKTGAVSQQEYAAAAKEELTAKKPTAKKQTPKKTYKEKDFNKYFAVEAGAMALDLQASGVLKLGDLATVDLGDNTQDMGGTSAVISSKFLWRLKESNLWIGPMLTFASIANNDYSFSLPSLGSVSASSSGNILTVGAAANYYLNPAGRFSFYLTANAAYEMLTLNYRGNITTSSSTGTQELPFRDSLTSNGFSGALGLGVETWVDDVMIGLEVRQVFAPRSGELKESAVSNTVAQAKLSWKF, from the coding sequence ATGAGAAAAAGCGTGTTTGCCGTATGCTGTCTGCTGGCGGCTGGGTTGCTGCAGGCGGAAACCATTAAAATGAAAACCGGGGAGCTTATCAGCGGGTCTATCCTGTCCCAAACCGAATACACGCTGAATTTGGCCACTTCCTACGGCAACATCACGCTCAACCAACGCGAAATTGAACAAATTCTGCCGGACAAGCACCGCCTGATTTTAAAAGGCGGCACGCAGCTGGTCGGTGTGATTTTGGACTTGGATGAATTTAATTTAAAACTGCAAACGGATGATGGGTCTATCGTCAATGTGGACATGCCGCAAATCATCTCCATTGAGGTCTATGACTATGACCAAGGCGAAAAGGCCCAACAAAAGTTTGTGCAGGAAAACATCCAGCAACAGCAAGCCGCCGCCCAAGCGGCCGCGCAGCAAAGTGCTCCTGCCGATACCGTGCAAGCGGCCGGCGGCCTGACCTTTGATTCCGACATTAACCAAGTGTTTGATGCGCAAACCGCCACCGTCGTCAACGGGTCGGTGGTTACGCCTTCGGCCCGGGTGCAAACGGCCGCGCCCAAACCGATGACGGATGAAGAAGCCTTCTTAAAAGGGGTCAAAACGGGGGCCGTTTCCCAGCAGGAATATGCCGCGGCCGCCAAGGAAGAATTGACCGCCAAGAAACCCACCGCAAAAAAACAAACCCCAAAAAAGACCTACAAAGAAAAAGATTTCAATAAATACTTTGCCGTGGAAGCCGGCGCCATGGCCTTGGACTTGCAGGCGAGCGGCGTGTTAAAACTGGGCGATTTGGCCACCGTGGATTTGGGCGACAACACCCAAGACATGGGCGGCACCAGCGCGGTTATTTCTTCCAAATTTCTCTGGCGGTTAAAAGAAAGCAATTTGTGGATTGGCCCCATGCTCACCTTTGCCAGTATTGCCAATAACGACTATTCTTTTTCGCTCCCTTCCCTGGGCAGCGTTTCGGCCAGCAGCAGCGGCAATATCTTGACGGTCGGCGCCGCTGCCAACTATTATTTAAACCCCGCCGGCCGGTTTTCCTTTTACTTGACGGCAAACGCCGCCTATGAAATGCTGACGCTCAACTACCGCGGCAACATCACTACGTCTTCTTCCACGGGCACGCAGGAACTGCCGTTTCGCGACTCGCTGACTTCCAACGGATTCTCGGGCGCGCTGGGCCTAGGGGTGGAAACCTGGGTGGATGACGTAATGATCGGGCTGGAAGTGCGGCAAGTATTTGCCCCCCGCAGCGGGGAACTCAAGGAATCGGCCGTTTCCAACACGGTAGCCCAAGCCAAACTCAGCTGGAAATTTTAA
- the glmS gene encoding glutamine--fructose-6-phosphate transaminase (isomerizing): MCGIIGYVGNNNSVPYIIDGLKRLEYRGYDSAGISILQGHELVTVRAVGKVAELEKATLLANPKGNTGIGHTRWATHGKPSEENSHPHTDCTGDIVVVHNGIIENYLTLRDKLESRGHRFKSETDTEVIAHLIEENLLHVRAENDQDRLLKAVQKTNKEIAGAYAYGVLWARTPGLLIGVKNQSPMVVGLGKDENFLASDVPAFLKHTNKVLFLEDGEIALLHVDGVTVLDKDGKEKEVKPVKISWDQQTAEKGGFAHFMLKEIYDQPQAIEDTLRTARADFGKILGLDTTGIRELRNIHIIACGTAYHAGLVGKYYIEQLAGIPVSVDLASEYKYRAIPPLPHTLAVAISQSGETADTIGAIKKAKELGFRTLAICNVLGSTLTRTCDGTFFTHCGPEISVASTKAFTSQITSVYALALFLGKANGNLSQAAFDKAYKGLLALSKAMSEAVKLEYEVRHLTRKIYKADRFIFLGRNVNFPIALEGALKLKEVSYRSAEGFAAGEIKHGPISIIDKGTPVFMIMPHDSLFEKMLSACQECRARGAFVVVITTKNGVKQAKDVADKVITVPQTDDLLQPIIDVVPLQFLAYWIAKRLGCDIDQPRNLAKSVTVE, from the coding sequence ATGTGCGGAATTATCGGTTACGTAGGAAACAATAACAGCGTTCCTTATATTATTGACGGTTTGAAACGGCTGGAATACCGCGGATACGATTCGGCGGGAATTTCCATTCTGCAAGGGCATGAATTGGTTACGGTGCGCGCCGTGGGGAAAGTGGCCGAATTGGAAAAAGCCACCCTGCTTGCCAACCCCAAAGGAAACACCGGCATTGGTCACACGCGCTGGGCCACGCACGGCAAACCTAGCGAAGAAAACTCCCACCCGCATACGGACTGCACCGGCGATATCGTGGTGGTGCATAACGGGATTATCGAAAACTACCTGACGCTGCGCGACAAATTGGAATCGCGCGGGCACCGCTTTAAAAGCGAGACGGACACGGAAGTAATCGCCCACTTAATTGAAGAAAATTTACTGCACGTCCGCGCGGAGAACGACCAAGACCGCCTGTTAAAAGCCGTGCAAAAAACCAACAAAGAAATTGCCGGCGCGTATGCGTACGGGGTGCTGTGGGCCCGCACACCGGGGTTGCTGATTGGCGTAAAAAACCAAAGCCCGATGGTGGTGGGTCTTGGAAAAGATGAAAATTTCTTAGCGTCGGATGTACCGGCTTTTTTAAAACATACCAACAAAGTGCTTTTCTTGGAAGACGGCGAAATCGCCCTGCTGCATGTGGACGGCGTAACCGTGCTGGATAAAGACGGAAAAGAAAAAGAAGTGAAACCCGTTAAAATTTCCTGGGATCAGCAAACGGCCGAAAAAGGCGGCTTTGCGCATTTTATGCTCAAGGAAATTTACGACCAGCCCCAAGCCATTGAAGACACCCTGCGCACCGCACGGGCCGATTTTGGCAAAATTCTGGGATTGGATACCACGGGAATCCGCGAGCTGCGCAACATTCATATCATCGCCTGCGGCACGGCCTATCACGCCGGACTGGTGGGCAAATACTATATTGAGCAGCTGGCCGGGATTCCGGTCAGCGTGGATTTGGCAAGCGAATATAAATACCGCGCCATTCCTCCGCTGCCGCATACGCTGGCGGTGGCCATCAGCCAATCGGGCGAAACGGCCGACACGATTGGCGCCATTAAAAAAGCCAAAGAACTGGGCTTTCGCACCTTGGCCATTTGCAACGTCCTGGGCTCTACGCTCACCCGCACGTGCGACGGAACCTTCTTTACGCACTGCGGGCCGGAAATCAGCGTGGCTTCCACCAAGGCGTTTACCAGCCAAATTACTTCGGTGTATGCGTTGGCGTTGTTTTTAGGGAAAGCCAACGGCAATTTAAGCCAGGCCGCGTTTGACAAAGCTTACAAAGGGCTTTTGGCCTTGTCTAAAGCCATGAGCGAAGCCGTCAAACTGGAATACGAAGTTCGCCATTTAACGCGCAAAATTTACAAGGCAGACCGCTTTATTTTCTTGGGGCGCAACGTCAATTTCCCCATTGCACTGGAAGGGGCGCTTAAATTAAAAGAAGTGTCCTACCGCAGTGCGGAGGGTTTTGCCGCGGGCGAAATCAAACACGGGCCGATTTCTATTATTGACAAAGGCACGCCGGTGTTTATGATTATGCCGCACGACAGCCTGTTTGAAAAGATGCTTTCCGCCTGCCAAGAGTGCCGGGCCCGCGGCGCGTTTGTGGTGGTCATTACCACCAAAAACGGCGTCAAACAAGCCAAGGACGTGGCGGATAAAGTGATCACCGTGCCGCAAACGGATGATTTGCTGCAGCCCATTATTGACGTGGTGCCGCTTCAGTTTTTGGCGTACTGGATTGCCAAACGGCTGGGCTGCGATATTGATCAGCCGCGCAACTTGGCCAAGAGCGTGACGGTGGAATAA
- a CDS encoding NAD(P)H-hydrate dehydratase translates to MKQITRETLSAFLPRREKTAHKGSFGRVLAVAGSRSMGGAGFLCAKSALTAGAGLVFWALPQSIQPAFAAALPEAITLPLAQTADGLLAEDAWTDLLDFIREHRPSLAVIGPGMGQSPLVDKLLFDLSLPLVVDADALNALARRPHWEQHWPKDRPCIFTPHPGEMARLLKEPMAQTQEERLHQVQELCRKTGGVTLLKGCGTLVCVPQAQTPQVWQNTTGGPALAKAGSGDVLSGVIAGLWAQLGTAQGFDAASAAKAALCGVYLHGLAGDLAALKRSDFGVLARDTADALPQAFLEVLQ, encoded by the coding sequence ATGAAACAAATTACACGGGAAACACTCAGCGCTTTTTTGCCCCGCCGGGAGAAAACCGCCCATAAAGGTTCTTTCGGGCGGGTGCTGGCGGTAGCCGGATCGCGCAGTATGGGCGGAGCCGGGTTTTTGTGCGCCAAAAGCGCATTGACCGCAGGGGCGGGGCTGGTGTTTTGGGCGTTGCCGCAAAGCATACAGCCGGCGTTTGCGGCGGCACTGCCGGAAGCCATTACGCTGCCGCTTGCGCAAACCGCGGACGGCCTGTTAGCCGAAGACGCATGGACGGATTTGCTGGATTTTATTCGGGAACATCGCCCCTCTTTGGCCGTGATCGGGCCGGGCATGGGGCAAAGCCCGCTAGTGGATAAACTTCTTTTTGATCTTTCCTTGCCCTTGGTGGTGGATGCCGATGCTTTGAATGCATTGGCCCGCCGCCCGCATTGGGAGCAACACTGGCCCAAAGACAGGCCTTGCATTTTTACGCCGCACCCCGGCGAAATGGCCCGCCTGCTTAAGGAGCCGATGGCCCAAACGCAGGAAGAGCGCCTGCACCAAGTGCAGGAGCTGTGCCGCAAAACGGGGGGCGTAACGTTGCTAAAAGGCTGCGGCACCTTGGTTTGCGTGCCGCAAGCACAAACCCCGCAGGTGTGGCAGAATACCACCGGCGGGCCGGCGCTGGCCAAAGCAGGATCGGGGGACGTTTTATCCGGCGTCATTGCAGGCTTGTGGGCTCAGCTGGGCACGGCACAGGGCTTTGACGCCGCCAGCGCGGCAAAAGCCGCTTTGTGCGGCGTGTATTTGCACGGCCTGGCGGGCGATTTGGCCGCGTTAAAACGAAGCGACTTCGGCGTGCTGGCCCGCGACACGGCAGACGCGCTGCCGCAGGCATTTTTGGAAGTATTGCAATAA
- the glmM gene encoding phosphoglucosamine mutase, which translates to MGKYFGTDGVRAVAGQFPLVDDFIQKLGYAALRELQEYAKSEHLKPQVIIAQDSRASGPAILAALEKGIRASGADVISVGIAPTPAVAYLVKHTGSLCGVVISASHNPAEFNGIKFFTNHGTKLPEELENSIEAEIESLQSVPAPKGVFTQDESLVRDYERFLMSTVDASLLKGTKVVLDCANGASSKVAVNVFAGLGMDVTVTAAKPDGTNINKNVGALHTEFMQQLTKQEHAFVGFSFDGDADRVIASDEQGRQLDGDNIIASSALCMKQAGELNGNKAVLTIMANLGCINYLKENGVEVELTTVGDKYVSEALEKENLSIGGETSGHIIFRRFANTGDGILSALQFLQFVKKSGHPVSWFADRWKKYPSKLKALAVTSKPPLESLDGFLPGVADIEKTMHGRGRVVVRYSGTEPKLRILVEGDEENMVNRVLDEVEALYRQKTEVCK; encoded by the coding sequence ATGGGAAAATACTTTGGAACCGACGGAGTCCGTGCCGTTGCCGGCCAGTTTCCGTTGGTGGATGATTTCATCCAAAAATTGGGGTATGCCGCCTTGCGCGAATTGCAGGAATACGCCAAAAGCGAGCATTTAAAACCCCAGGTAATCATCGCGCAGGATTCGCGCGCGTCCGGCCCGGCGATTTTGGCCGCGCTGGAAAAAGGCATCCGCGCCAGCGGGGCGGATGTCATCAGCGTAGGCATTGCCCCTACTCCGGCAGTGGCCTACTTGGTCAAACATACCGGCAGTTTGTGCGGGGTGGTTATTTCCGCCAGCCACAATCCGGCCGAGTTTAACGGAATTAAATTTTTTACCAACCACGGCACCAAACTCCCCGAAGAATTGGAAAACTCTATTGAGGCGGAAATCGAATCGCTGCAAAGCGTTCCGGCCCCCAAGGGGGTATTCACGCAGGACGAGTCCTTAGTGCGGGACTACGAACGCTTCCTCATGTCTACGGTGGACGCTTCGCTGCTTAAAGGCACCAAGGTCGTGCTGGACTGCGCCAACGGCGCCAGCTCCAAAGTGGCGGTCAACGTGTTTGCCGGGTTGGGGATGGACGTTACCGTCACCGCCGCCAAGCCAGACGGCACCAACATCAATAAAAACGTGGGCGCCCTGCATACGGAATTTATGCAGCAGCTGACGAAACAAGAACACGCCTTTGTGGGCTTTAGCTTTGACGGCGACGCCGACCGCGTGATCGCTTCCGACGAGCAAGGCCGCCAGCTGGACGGCGACAATATCATCGCCTCCTCCGCCTTGTGCATGAAACAAGCCGGCGAATTAAACGGCAACAAGGCCGTGCTTACCATTATGGCCAATTTGGGCTGCATCAACTATTTAAAAGAAAACGGCGTGGAAGTGGAACTGACCACCGTGGGGGACAAATACGTTTCCGAAGCGCTGGAAAAAGAAAATCTGTCCATCGGGGGGGAAACCTCGGGGCATATTATTTTCCGCCGTTTTGCCAACACGGGGGACGGCATTTTGTCCGCTTTGCAATTTTTGCAATTTGTGAAGAAATCCGGGCACCCGGTCAGCTGGTTTGCAGACCGCTGGAAAAAATATCCCAGCAAATTAAAAGCGCTGGCCGTAACCAGCAAACCGCCGCTGGAAAGCCTGGACGGCTTTTTGCCGGGCGTAGCGGATATTGAAAAAACCATGCACGGCCGCGGCCGCGTCGTGGTGCGTTACAGCGGCACCGAACCCAAACTGCGCATTTTAGTGGAAGGGGACGAAGAAAATATGGTGAACCGCGTGCTGGATGAAGTAGAAGCGTTATACCGCCAAAAAACGGAGGTATGCAAATGA
- a CDS encoding alpha/beta hydrolase, whose product MTSVLYILLIVLGAALLLCLGTVVFCMHAAKRVLHPVSKRKALDAWPDQFGLPYENVYFKTEDKVQLKGWFIPSEAYSNKTIILMHGWGMNRADILKNTYFLHDLGFNLLYFDFRALGESGGKTSSIGYLELKDVAAAVRFLKETRPQFCEKIGLYGLSMGGMVAICEAARNPDIACVVAEASYYSFRRVVSRWAWVHHRVPYFPLIPIILHYIHKYLGVNPERYSPKYNIPRISPRPVFIIHGRYDNLVPAAQAKLLFKKAGEPKEIWLVPGAKHNKCAEVGGFEYKQRLADFFRQHL is encoded by the coding sequence ATGACTTCCGTTTTATATATTTTGCTTATCGTGTTAGGAGCCGCATTACTTCTTTGCTTAGGAACGGTGGTGTTTTGTATGCACGCCGCCAAACGGGTTTTGCACCCGGTTTCCAAGCGCAAGGCGCTGGACGCTTGGCCCGACCAATTTGGCCTGCCCTACGAGAACGTATATTTTAAGACGGAAGACAAAGTCCAGCTCAAAGGCTGGTTTATCCCCAGCGAGGCTTATTCCAACAAAACCATTATTTTAATGCACGGTTGGGGAATGAACCGGGCGGATATTTTAAAAAACACCTATTTCCTGCACGACCTGGGATTTAACTTGTTGTATTTTGATTTTCGGGCGCTGGGGGAAAGCGGCGGGAAAACCAGCTCCATCGGGTATTTGGAACTGAAAGATGTGGCCGCCGCCGTGCGCTTTTTGAAAGAAACGCGCCCGCAGTTTTGCGAAAAGATCGGCCTGTATGGCCTTTCTATGGGCGGGATGGTGGCCATTTGCGAAGCCGCGCGCAACCCGGACATTGCGTGCGTGGTGGCAGAAGCGTCCTATTATTCGTTCCGGCGGGTGGTTTCGCGCTGGGCGTGGGTGCACCACCGGGTGCCTTATTTCCCGCTGATTCCGATTATTTTGCATTATATTCATAAATACCTGGGCGTCAATCCGGAGCGTTACAGCCCCAAGTATAACATTCCCCGCATTTCGCCCCGCCCGGTATTTATCATTCACGGCCGCTACGACAACCTGGTTCCCGCCGCCCAAGCCAAACTGCTTTTTAAAAAGGCCGGCGAACCCAAAGAAATTTGGCTCGTGCCCGGCGCCAAGCACAACAAATGCGCCGAAGTGGGCGGGTTTGAATACAAACAGCGGCTGGCAGATTTTTTCCGTCAGCATTTATAA